Genomic window (Streptomyces sp. RerS4):
CCGTCACCGATGCGTGCCACGAGGTGCTTCCCCTTCGCCTGGGAGACGCCTGGTTCAGCGCTCCTGGTGCCTCATATCCGACGGTACCTTGCCGGGGGCCCCGTACGGGGCCCCCTTGACGTGGTTCACATCGCCGAATGCGGCAGCGTGCCCACGCCAACTGGCGGCAAGGATCAGAGCGCGTTGCTCTTGCGGGTGGAGATGATCTGGTCGATCAGGCCGTACGCGAGCGCGTCCTCGGCCGTGAGGATCTTGTCGCGCTCGATGTCCTCGCGGATCTTCTCGATCGGCGTGGTCGAGTGCTTGGCCAGCATGGTCTCCAGCTGGTCACGCATGCGCAGGATCTCGTTGGCCGCGATCTCCAGGTCGGAGAGCTGCTCGCGGCCGGTGCCGCCCGAGGGCTGGTGGATCAGCACGCGGGCGTTCGGCAGCGCCATGCGCTTGCCGGGGGTGCCGGCGGCCAGCAGGACGGCGGCGGCGGAGGCCGCCTGGCCCATGCAGACCGTCTGGATGTCCGGCTTCACGAACTGCATCGTGTCGTAGATCGCCGTCAGCGCGGTGAAGGAACCACCGGGGCTGTTGATGTAGATCGAGATGTCGCGGTCCGGGTCCATCGACTCCAGGCACAGCAGCTGCGCCATGACGTCGTTGGCGGAGGCGTCGTCGATCTGCACGCCGAGGAAGATCACGCGCTCCTCGAAGAGCTTCGCGTACGGGTCGTACTCGCGCACGCCCTGCGAGGTGCGCTCGACGAAGCGCGGGATCACGTAGCGGTTGTCCACCTGCGGGCCGGAGTAGAGGCCGCTCGCGGAGAAGTTGTTCTGCATCTGGGTGTTCACCATCCTGGTGGCGTTGCGCGGGCTGAGGGTGCCTGGAACGGGCGGGCGGGCGTACGGTGCCCCGTACGCCGGGGCCGGGGCGGTCAGGCCCCGGTGCCGCCGCCGCCCGGGACCAGGGACGCGGCGGAGATGATCTCGTCGATCAGGCCGTAGTCCTTGGCCTCCTCCGCCGTGAACCAGCGGTCGCGGTCGCCGTCGCGGATGATCGCCTCCACGGTCTGGCCCGAGTGGTGCGCGGTGATCTCGGCCATGCGCTGCTTGGTGCGCAGCAGGTACTGGGCCTGGATCTTGATGTCCGAGGCGGTGCCGCCGATGCCGGCGGAGCCCTGGTGCATCAGGATGTCGGTGTTCGGGAG
Coding sequences:
- a CDS encoding ATP-dependent Clp protease proteolytic subunit — translated: MVNTQMQNNFSASGLYSGPQVDNRYVIPRFVERTSQGVREYDPYAKLFEERVIFLGVQIDDASANDVMAQLLCLESMDPDRDISIYINSPGGSFTALTAIYDTMQFVKPDIQTVCMGQAASAAAVLLAAGTPGKRMALPNARVLIHQPSGGTGREQLSDLEIAANEILRMRDQLETMLAKHSTTPIEKIREDIERDKILTAEDALAYGLIDQIISTRKSNAL